Proteins from one Sphingomonas sp. HF-S4 genomic window:
- a CDS encoding DMT family transporter, which translates to MQAVLPIVVALIAGLCVAVQAPTNATLARASSSLWLAASISFLGGTAAVLAIWALIDRTPIAAARQAPPWAWVGGLYGAFFVAAVSFATPRLGLAVTLTLTIAAQLTAAVVLDHFGMLGLERNAITLTKLIGLALMVAGVLLVRR; encoded by the coding sequence ATGCAGGCCGTGCTCCCGATCGTCGTCGCGCTGATCGCCGGACTGTGCGTCGCGGTGCAGGCGCCGACCAATGCGACGCTCGCCCGCGCCTCGAGCTCGCTGTGGCTCGCCGCGTCGATCTCGTTCCTGGGCGGCACCGCGGCGGTGCTGGCGATCTGGGCGCTGATCGATCGCACGCCGATCGCCGCCGCGCGTCAGGCGCCGCCCTGGGCGTGGGTGGGCGGGCTCTACGGCGCCTTTTTCGTCGCCGCAGTATCGTTCGCGACGCCGCGCCTGGGACTCGCGGTAACCCTTACCCTGACCATCGCCGCGCAATTGACCGCGGCGGTGGTACTCGATCATTTCGGCATGCTCGGCCTCGAACGCAACGCGATCACGCTCACCAAGCTGATCGGGCTGGCGCTGATGGTCGCCGGGGTGCTGCTGGTCCGGCGCTGA
- a CDS encoding MOSC domain-containing protein: MKPPAHHAIDALLTGPVRPLGPRHVASGIDKCPQDRTLRLSFTGLAGDEQGDTRHHGGPDKAVHHYPSDHYSRWRDEIGAHPLLDRPGAFGENIAASGLTEVDIAVGDRFRLGTALVEVSQGRQPCFRLNLRFELRDMARRMQDSGRTGWYYRVIEEGEVGPDDTLHLLDRAAPEWTIDRLRRILYVDVKDRDSLAAIAALPLLPARWRETAARRLVTGTVEDWRKRLDGV; the protein is encoded by the coding sequence ATGAAGCCCCCAGCACACCATGCGATCGACGCCTTGCTGACCGGCCCGGTGCGACCGCTCGGTCCGCGGCACGTGGCGAGCGGGATCGACAAATGCCCGCAGGATCGGACGCTGCGGCTGTCCTTCACGGGCCTGGCCGGCGACGAGCAGGGCGACACGCGGCATCATGGCGGCCCGGACAAGGCGGTCCACCACTATCCAAGCGACCACTATTCCCGATGGCGCGACGAGATCGGCGCGCACCCGCTGCTAGACCGGCCGGGCGCGTTCGGCGAGAACATCGCCGCATCGGGCCTCACCGAGGTGGATATCGCAGTCGGCGACCGCTTTCGGCTGGGCACTGCGCTGGTCGAAGTCTCGCAAGGCCGCCAACCCTGCTTCCGGCTCAATTTGCGGTTCGAGCTGCGCGACATGGCGCGGCGAATGCAGGATAGCGGCCGGACCGGCTGGTATTATCGCGTGATCGAGGAAGGCGAAGTCGGCCCGGACGACACGCTGCACCTGCTCGACCGCGCGGCGCCCGAATGGACGATCGATCGCCTTCGCCGCATTCTCTATGTCGACGTTAAGGACCGCGACAGCCTGGCGGCGATCGCCGCGCTGCCGCTGCTGCCCGCGCGCTGGCGCGAGACCGCGGCGCGGCGGCTCGTCACGGGGACCGTCGAGGACTGGCGCAAACGGCTCGACGGGGTATGA